One Nicotiana sylvestris chromosome 12, ASM39365v2, whole genome shotgun sequence genomic window carries:
- the LOC138882941 gene encoding uncharacterized protein, whose amino-acid sequence MLQAQQLTIAQLQRHQKNPSIAAPKTAHRVEQVPERSSNNMSASDPAIMKMLEDLTKRIESVEKMIKANDKKVETYNSRVDQIPSATSILKGVDSKKFVQKPFPSNAAPKNIPKKFRMPDLSKYNRTSNPNEHVTAYTYAVKDNNLRDDGIESVLLKKFEETLSKGVMMWYHNLALNSIDSFAMLEDSFIKAHISAIKVSTRKSDVFKIKQRENEMLREFVSCFQIELMELPPVSDDWVVQAFTQCLNERSSATLKQLKQNLVEYLAVTRSDVHNRYQLKIRVEDDQLGAPLG is encoded by the coding sequence atgttacaggcacaacagctgacaattgctcaactgcaaagacacCAAAAAAATCCAAGCATAGCAGCACCAAAAACGGCTCATCGAGTCGAACAGGTACCAGAAAGATCGAGTAACAACATGTCAGCATCcgaccccgctattatgaagatgcttgaggacctcacaaagaggattgaatcggtCGAAAAGATGATTAaagctaatgacaaaaaggtggagacttacaattcaagggtcgaccagatcccgtCCGCAACCTCGATCCTGAAGGGggttgattcaaagaaattcgtacaaaagccattcccgtCAAATGCTGCTCCGAAGAACATCccaaagaaattcagaatgcctgATCTCTCAAAGTATAACAGAACCTCgaaccccaacgagcacgtcactgcttacacttatGCGGTGAAGGACAACAACCTGAGGGATGACGGGATCGAATCCGTCCTGCTAAAAAAGTTCGAAGAAACACTTTCGAAAGGGgtcatgatgtggtaccacaacctagctctgaattcaatagactcatttgccatgctggaagattctttcataaaggcacatatCAGTGCCATCAAGGTGTctacaaggaaatctgacgtcttcaaaatcaaacaaagagaaaatgaGATGCTGCGGGAGTTCGTATCTTGCTTTCAAATAGAGctaatggaattaccaccagtctccgatgactgggtagTGCAGGCCTTTACCCAATgtttgaatgaacgaagctcagcGACtttgaagcagctgaagcagaatttggttgaatatcTCGCTGTGACTaggtcggatgtccacaaccgatatcagttgaagattagggtcgaggacgatCAACTGGGAGCCCCCTTGGGCTAG